Proteins encoded together in one Columba livia isolate bColLiv1 breed racing homer chromosome 3, bColLiv1.pat.W.v2, whole genome shotgun sequence window:
- the TSTD3 gene encoding thiosulfate sulfurtransferase/rhodanese-like domain-containing protein 3 isoform X2, with amino-acid sequence MVLLSFGEVVVKDLEVLRWICAGAGAAGAASRGLCGGGAPDISYPELKDLKKANVLHIDVRERWEIDRFGKIPASINIPLGELVEALQMDPAEFEEQYNQKMPAKTDPVVFSCLAGTRSKQALNFAMSLGFSRVQQYAGGFEDWVKHEPPEKK; translated from the exons TGAAAGACCTGGAGGTGCTGCGCTGGATTTGTGCAG gtgccggggcggcgggggccgccAGCCGCGGGCTCTGCGGCGGCGGGGCACCCGACATCTCCTACCCGGAGCTCAAAGACTTGAAGAAGGCCAACGTTCTCCACATAGACGTGCGGGAAAGGTGGGAGATCGACAGGTTCGGGAAAATACCAGCGTCCATTAACATACCGT TGGGTGAATTGGTGGAAGCCCTGCAAATGGACCCAGCGGAGTTCGAGGAGCAGTACAACCAAAAGATGCCAGCCAAGACGGACCCTGTGGTTTTCTCCTGCTTGGCAGGAACTAGAAGTAAACAAGCACTCAATTTCGCTATGTCCTTGGGTTTCAGCAG AGTTCAGCAATATGCTGGTGGCTTTGAGGACTGGGTAAAACATGAACCTccagagaaaaaatga
- the TSTD3 gene encoding thiosulfate sulfurtransferase/rhodanese-like domain-containing protein 3 isoform X1 gives MFGGGLTGAGGRGCWRVLRAAGGGWWRAAAPGAGAAGAASRGLCGGGAPDISYPELKDLKKANVLHIDVRERWEIDRFGKIPASINIPLGELVEALQMDPAEFEEQYNQKMPAKTDPVVFSCLAGTRSKQALNFAMSLGFSRVQQYAGGFEDWVKHEPPEKK, from the exons ATGTTCGGAGGCGGGCTGACGGGGGcggggggccggggctgctggcGGGTCCTGCGGGCGGCCGGCGGTGGCTGGTGGCGGGCGGCAGCGCCCG gtgccggggcggcgggggccgccAGCCGCGGGCTCTGCGGCGGCGGGGCACCCGACATCTCCTACCCGGAGCTCAAAGACTTGAAGAAGGCCAACGTTCTCCACATAGACGTGCGGGAAAGGTGGGAGATCGACAGGTTCGGGAAAATACCAGCGTCCATTAACATACCGT TGGGTGAATTGGTGGAAGCCCTGCAAATGGACCCAGCGGAGTTCGAGGAGCAGTACAACCAAAAGATGCCAGCCAAGACGGACCCTGTGGTTTTCTCCTGCTTGGCAGGAACTAGAAGTAAACAAGCACTCAATTTCGCTATGTCCTTGGGTTTCAGCAG AGTTCAGCAATATGCTGGTGGCTTTGAGGACTGGGTAAAACATGAACCTccagagaaaaaatga